Proteins encoded in a region of the Cygnus olor isolate bCygOlo1 chromosome 4, bCygOlo1.pri.v2, whole genome shotgun sequence genome:
- the GRSF1 gene encoding G-rich sequence factor 1: MAATVVARRGLAAVLVLGRRRLLPCPSPPPARRLLLSAAAASLRPLRAAARRCSQVVGSPSQEGQLSEQDAEPTKGENEDAVFLIRAQGFPFSCSEEDVLTFFDGCRIRNGENGIHFLLNRDGRRRGDALIELESKADVQKALEKNLRYMGPRYVKVFEVHDRDVEGLLQSLQNESQAISDGVVLLRGLPFSSTEDDIADFFSGLRITDIAFVYRGERKSGEAYVQFAAPEMAAKALLKHKEYMGSRYIEVYISRKQQMQRHAPYHKQIATFPRLRRELELMSEGRRLSDSGSSDAKRQNQLGNEETESSGHCSEPGSTPSPSHVVHMRGFPTQTKAQDIINFFAPLKPTRIMVEYNSHGDITGEADVHFESHDDAVTAMAKEGTQLQCGTIELFLNEHPKAKQDC, from the exons ATGGCCGCCACCGTCGTCGCTCGCCGCGGCCTGGCcgcggtgctggtgctgggccgccgccgcctcctgccctgcccgtccccgccgcccgcccgccgcctcctcctcagcgccgccgccgcctccctccggccgctccgcgccgccgcccgccgctgcAGCCAG GTTGTAGGCTCGCCGTCCCAGGAGGGTCAGCTCTCGGAGCAGGACGCGGAGCCAACcaagggagaaaatgaagacGCCGTGTTCCTCATAAGGGCGCAGGGATTCCCCTTCTCGTGCTCCGAGGAAGATGTGCTTACCTTTTTTGATG GGTGTAGAATTCGGAACGGTGAGAACGGCATACACTTCCTCTTAAACAGGGATGGGAGACGCAGGGGAGATGCCTTGATTGAGCTGGAGTCAAAAGCAGATGTCCAGAAAGCCTTGGAAAAAAACCTGAGATACATGGGCCCACGCTACGTGAAAG TTTTTGAAGTACACGATAGAGATGTAGAGGGCTTACTGCAGAGTCTGCAGAATGAGTCGCAAGCCATCAGTGATGGAGTCGTACTACTCAGAGGCCTCCCATTCAGCTCCACTGAGGATGACATTGCAGATTTTTTCTCAG gTTTGAGGATAACTGACATAGCTTTTGTTTACcgtggagaaagaaaatcaggagaAGCTTATGTGCAGTTTGCAGCTCCTGAAATGGCAGCTAAAGCCCTCTTAAAGCATAAGGAATACATGGGGAGTAG ATATATAGAAGTATACATAAGTAGAAAGCAGCAAATGCAAAGGCATGCGCCTTATCACAAGCAGATAGCGACCTTCCCCAGACTGAGAAGGGAGCTTGAATTGATGTCTGAAGGAAGGAGGTTGAGTGACAGTGGAAGCTCCGATGCCAAGAGACAGAACC AACTAGGTAACgaagaaacagaaagctccGGGCACTGTTCAGAACCTGGGAGCACCCCATCACCATCACACGTTGTCCACATGAGGGGTTTTCCTACCCAAACTAAAGCCCAAGACATAATAAAC TTTTTTGCTCCACTGAAGCCCACGAGGATCATGGTGGAATACAACTCCCATGGAGACATCACAGGAGAAGCAGATGTGCATTTTGAGAGCCACGACGATGCAGTCACTGCAATGGCAaaggaggggacacagctgc AGTGCGGTACCATTGAATTATTCCTGAATGAACATCCAAAGGCAAAACAGGACTGCTAG